A region of Stegostoma tigrinum isolate sSteTig4 chromosome 3, sSteTig4.hap1, whole genome shotgun sequence DNA encodes the following proteins:
- the hand2 gene encoding heart- and neural crest derivatives-expressed protein 2: MSLVGGFPHHPVVHDGYPFAAAAAAAAATRCHEESPYFHGWLISHAEMSPPDYTMAPSYSPEYANGGAGLDHSSYGGVSAAAAAAVVGGRPTKRRGTANRKERRRTQSINSAFAELRECIPNVPADTKLSKIKTLRLATSYIAYLMDLLAKDDQNGETEAFKAEIKKVDVKEEKRKRELNEVLKNTVSSNDKKTKGRTGWPQHVWALELKQ; the protein is encoded by the exons ATGAGTTTAGTTGGAGGATTCCCTCATCATCCAGTGGTACACGATGGCTATCCTTTCGCCGCTGCAGCCGCCGCTGCAGCCGCGACCCGCTGTCACGAAGAGAGCCCGTACTTCCACGGCTGGCTCATCAGCCACGCCGAGATGTCTCCCCCCGACTACACAATGGCGCCGTCCTACAGCCCCGAGTATGCCAACGGCGGCGCGGGGCTCGACCACTCGTCGTACGGGGGGGTCTCGGCGGCGGCTGCGGCGGCGGTGGTGGGAGGCCGGCCGACGAAGCGCAGGGGAACGGCGAACCGCAAGGAGAGGCGCAGGACTCAGAGCATCAACAGCGCCTTCGCCGAGCTCCGTGAGTGTATTCCCAATGTGCCGGCCGACACCAAGCTCTCCAAGATCAAGACCCTGCGCTTGGCCACGAGCTACATTGCCTACCTCATGGACCTCTTGGCTAAAGATGACCAGAATGGGGAGACAGAGGCCTTCAAAGCGGAAATCAAGAAGGTGGATGTAAAGGAGGAGAAAAGGAAACGGGAACTG AATGAGGTTCTGAAGAATACAGTAAGCAGCAATGACAAAAAGACGAAAGGAAGAACCGGCTGGCCACAACACGTCTGGGCTCTGGAGCTCAAACAGTGA